The Salegentibacter mishustinae genome includes a window with the following:
- a CDS encoding Fic family protein gives MKLESPPSPGKIDFSAYIDILGKEELTSFFKETDKRYFYWSEIKHRPDIPFENAEEAWKMIKAHRLITGKRIAFSDHKFYYNITSFIQEDLHNFDLKLIGGLYKNSITSQDQAEYFKNSLLEEAIASSQIEGAATTTDVAKDMIKTGRRPRNESEQMIINNFRAIQEIENRLEEEMSIQLILDIHELMTIQTSANKYSGKFRDHPIYVKDHVDGEIAFTAPNHKEVKGLIESLIKFINNNEDFIHPIIKASILHFIVGYIHPFGDGNGRTARALFYWFLIKKGYSLLKHISISRAILDSRTSYDKAFLKTENDDNDLTYFITYSMKSLRVAFQNLVKYRDKKRAERIRASEVMYEMMDKGFNKRQSNLLGYLFIKPNSTITIPEYSKKHDIVRQTASRDLTQLEKKGVLSKYKDGKNLIYQLNGKKHLKQILEE, from the coding sequence ATGAAATTAGAATCACCACCAAGTCCTGGGAAAATTGATTTCTCAGCATATATTGACATTTTAGGAAAAGAAGAATTAACCTCATTTTTCAAAGAAACTGATAAAAGATATTTTTATTGGTCAGAAATTAAGCATAGACCAGATATTCCTTTTGAAAACGCAGAAGAAGCTTGGAAAATGATTAAAGCACATAGGCTTATAACAGGTAAGAGAATAGCCTTTAGTGACCATAAGTTTTATTATAATATCACATCATTTATTCAAGAAGATTTACACAACTTTGACCTAAAGTTAATTGGAGGTTTATATAAAAACTCAATTACTTCTCAAGATCAAGCGGAATACTTCAAAAATAGTTTACTTGAAGAAGCGATTGCTTCCTCCCAGATAGAAGGTGCAGCTACAACTACTGATGTAGCAAAAGATATGATCAAAACTGGTAGAAGACCTCGTAATGAGTCGGAACAGATGATAATTAACAACTTCCGAGCTATTCAAGAGATAGAAAATAGATTGGAGGAAGAAATGTCTATCCAACTAATATTGGATATTCATGAGTTAATGACAATTCAAACTTCTGCGAATAAATATTCTGGAAAATTTAGAGATCATCCAATATATGTCAAAGACCATGTAGATGGGGAAATAGCATTTACTGCACCCAATCACAAAGAAGTAAAAGGTTTAATAGAAAGTCTAATCAAGTTCATTAATAATAATGAAGATTTTATCCATCCTATAATAAAAGCTTCTATATTACATTTTATAGTAGGTTATATTCATCCTTTTGGAGATGGAAATGGCAGAACTGCTAGAGCATTATTTTATTGGTTTTTAATTAAAAAAGGATATTCCCTCTTAAAACATATTTCAATATCTAGAGCAATTTTAGATTCAAGAACGAGCTATGACAAGGCATTTTTAAAAACAGAAAACGATGATAATGATCTAACATATTTTATTACATATTCAATGAAAAGTCTAAGAGTTGCTTTTCAAAATCTTGTCAAGTACAGAGATAAAAAGAGGGCTGAAAGGATCAGGGCTTCAGAAGTTATGTATGAAATGATGGATAAAGGTTTTAATAAACGACAATCAAATTTACTTGGATATCTTTTCATTAAACCAAATTCAACAATTACAATTCCCGAATACTCGAAAAAACACGATATAGTAAGACAAACAGCAAGTAGAGATTTAACCCAATTAGAGAAAAAGGGAGTTCTTTCAAAATATAAGGATGGGAAAAATTTAATCTATCAACTAAATGGTAAAAAGCATTTAAAACAAATTCTCGAAGAATAA
- a CDS encoding alpha/beta hydrolase family protein — protein MQLFEILLLSISTIYLGFHLFSQKTIEQKYISGVLILLLLVHLLVEGFRWQMLPAYLLWVIAFISGLRGSKKSSRTFIKVSKGIGLSLLLIIAIFLPSFLPVFDLPEPEGPYSVGTRDILLELNREEVITEEEDDKRKLMVKVWYPSSDREGEIDPYIDQGGRHGFAQKYGLPNSTFNYLDKVDTHVYRNANVAEGEFPVLVFSHGYNSKANSYYALLSQVVSQGYVVFAVNHNYESTGSTFPDGSETYFNYEYAQEIEQGTWEDMEPVVAAFKDDLSFKDRHPIVKKGLKNYFVREMLERWSKDLTGVVDYIDSWNTSGFLKAKLDTNNIGVFGHSRGGGAAGETLLTDKRIKAGANVDGVQWGRIVDSAFEDPFLYISADWPEDKEDLNAHAYINKSRSIFYEARIYNTGHSNFMDIPFMIPLEMLSEAGEIEPEKGIEITSKLITTFFDKHLKNKEVDVDLLASEYELLNLKIYKGELVNN, from the coding sequence ATGCAGTTATTTGAAATTCTCTTATTATCTATTTCAACTATTTACCTTGGATTCCATCTGTTTTCTCAGAAAACTATTGAACAAAAATATATTTCTGGAGTATTAATATTATTACTTTTAGTTCACTTGTTGGTGGAAGGTTTTCGATGGCAGATGTTACCAGCCTATTTGCTCTGGGTAATTGCTTTTATCTCCGGTTTACGGGGATCAAAAAAAAGTTCCAGAACATTTATAAAGGTTTCTAAAGGTATTGGGTTATCACTTTTATTGATAATCGCAATCTTTCTTCCTTCTTTTCTACCCGTATTCGATCTACCGGAACCCGAAGGTCCATATTCCGTTGGTACTCGCGATATTTTATTAGAACTAAACCGTGAAGAGGTAATTACAGAAGAGGAGGATGACAAGCGTAAGCTTATGGTAAAAGTCTGGTACCCTTCAAGCGATAGAGAAGGCGAAATCGATCCATATATTGATCAAGGCGGAAGACACGGGTTTGCCCAGAAATATGGACTTCCTAATTCGACATTTAACTATCTGGATAAAGTAGATACACACGTATATAGAAATGCCAACGTTGCTGAGGGAGAATTTCCTGTCCTCGTTTTTTCACATGGGTATAACTCTAAAGCCAATAGCTATTATGCATTATTGTCACAAGTAGTAAGTCAGGGCTACGTGGTATTCGCGGTCAATCACAACTATGAAAGTACAGGAAGTACTTTTCCGGATGGATCTGAAACTTATTTCAATTATGAATATGCTCAAGAAATTGAACAGGGGACCTGGGAAGATATGGAACCGGTGGTCGCCGCTTTTAAGGATGATCTATCTTTTAAAGATCGACATCCTATCGTAAAAAAGGGGTTGAAAAATTATTTTGTGAGAGAAATGCTTGAGCGTTGGTCTAAAGATCTTACAGGCGTTGTGGATTATATAGATTCCTGGAACACGTCAGGATTTTTAAAAGCAAAGCTAGATACAAATAATATTGGCGTTTTTGGTCATTCCAGGGGAGGAGGTGCAGCCGGAGAAACATTATTAACTGATAAAAGGATTAAGGCCGGAGCTAATGTTGATGGCGTGCAGTGGGGACGTATAGTAGATAGTGCTTTTGAAGATCCTTTCTTATATATTTCTGCAGACTGGCCAGAAGATAAAGAAGACCTTAACGCACACGCCTATATTAACAAAAGCCGATCTATTTTCTATGAAGCCAGGATATATAACACAGGCCATAGCAATTTTATGGACATTCCGTTTATGATTCCCTTAGAAATGCTTAGCGAAGCAGGGGAAATTGAACCTGAGAAGGGCATTGAAATTACAAGCAAGCTAATCACAACATTTTTTGACAAGCATCTTAAGAATAAGGAAGTAGATGTTGATTTGTTGGCTTCAGAATATGAACTGCTGAACCTTAAAATCTACAAAGGGGAGCTTGTAA
- a CDS encoding MotA/TolQ/ExbB proton channel family protein, translating to MFFKGGPIFMGILTIIVLIILIISVVFFITVSFRKINNSEQTLRKINTVKSLGIFALIIGILGQLIGLFSAFRAIRFGEVEASPEIFVEGFKISMIPTVYGILIFTFSIILWFLLKRVLKSSCKSFKINQN from the coding sequence TTGTTCTTTAAAGGTGGCCCAATTTTTATGGGAATCCTGACCATTATCGTCCTTATAATTCTTATCATTTCGGTGGTTTTCTTTATCACGGTTTCATTCCGCAAAATAAATAATTCTGAACAAACCTTAAGAAAGATAAACACTGTAAAGTCTTTAGGCATTTTTGCACTGATTATTGGAATTCTTGGTCAGTTGATAGGTTTGTTCTCTGCTTTTAGAGCTATCAGATTTGGCGAAGTGGAGGCATCCCCAGAAATTTTTGTAGAAGGATTTAAAATTTCAATGATCCCTACTGTTTACGGTATTTTAATTTTTACTTTTTCTATAATACTCTGGTTTCTATTAAAAAGGGTTCTAAAATCATCTTGTAAGTCTTTTAAAATAAACCAAAACTAA
- a CDS encoding LytR/AlgR family response regulator transcription factor produces MKKSLIIQVFYWSSVLLVFTLIFGFSWQSSLLAFYFSALLFPILIITTYFFNSFLVPKYLLSGRYKKFALYFFYMLVVSLYCEMLVSLFSFVIIAGMDKAVVNLEGISIFTLGISLYLVVFLTAFIRLVIRFQKKEELVASLESDKTKNQQENLLVRAQRKNHLIPLDELFYIESLNDYVKIVTADSELITREKITSLNNKLPDRFIRIHRSFLVNSEKVTSFTATEISILNTTLPTSRTYKKQAVEILESLQPKS; encoded by the coding sequence ATGAAAAAGTCCTTAATCATTCAGGTTTTTTATTGGAGCTCAGTTCTTCTGGTTTTCACACTAATTTTCGGGTTTAGCTGGCAGAGTTCTCTTTTGGCCTTCTATTTCTCAGCTTTGTTATTTCCGATTCTTATAATTACCACCTATTTTTTTAATTCGTTTTTGGTACCGAAGTATCTTTTAAGCGGCAGGTATAAAAAATTTGCGCTTTATTTCTTTTACATGCTGGTGGTTTCGCTCTATTGCGAAATGCTGGTCTCTTTATTTTCGTTTGTGATCATTGCAGGAATGGATAAAGCAGTGGTAAATCTGGAAGGTATCTCTATTTTCACCCTTGGCATAAGTCTATATCTCGTTGTATTTTTAACAGCTTTTATAAGGCTCGTAATACGATTTCAGAAGAAAGAAGAACTCGTTGCCAGTCTTGAATCTGATAAAACAAAAAATCAACAGGAGAACTTACTAGTTCGTGCACAGCGTAAAAATCATCTTATTCCGCTGGATGAACTTTTTTATATCGAGAGCCTAAATGATTATGTGAAAATAGTTACAGCAGATTCTGAGCTTATCACCAGGGAAAAGATCACTAGCCTAAATAATAAATTACCGGATAGGTTTATAAGAATACACCGGTCTTTCCTGGTAAATTCTGAGAAAGTAACTTCATTTACCGCTACCGAAATAAGCATTTTAAATACCACGCTACCAACCAGTCGAACTTATAAAAAACAGGCTGTCGAAATTTTGGAAAGCCTCCAGCCAAAGTCCTGA